A single Lolium perenne isolate Kyuss_39 chromosome 6, Kyuss_2.0, whole genome shotgun sequence DNA region contains:
- the LOC139832519 gene encoding uncharacterized protein, with the protein MAPGQGSSARRPPPLGLVGLRTASFTRPLVQRNLQPVVPLDNPVRRVGLMRPHGSSLVGGINNIFSGSSTAGTSSGSDTGTANGSGSEPLQAVRRVGLSRRRQLSRASSIVTADPPLNLGGGFRIDTSSAFFQHGRSSGMDGIGSSSFVQAESSAQGERRSFGVENNASGQGYRGPEYNPNFENADEYPPSQQHVQANPPPIIDLNVMANKPTRTYYSTEVKRKIYSWILQRNGTSTKMKRGVSAAVAELAKCPRRVVTRIWRQGLKEGGINNVKCRKQMKCGRKKINLDIEAMEAIPTNERTTLRQLAAAMNMPKTTIFRRLKEKQIRRVTSELKPMLTEENMKAHVGYCLQHIEPSTFEDDDPTFKSGFNVVHIDEKWFFRIRKKENIYLSHREEASKRETKNKGHIQKIMFISAMARARYDADGNCIFDGKIGVWAYVEWVQAQKKSANRERGEWELKPCTDVDKAKIREYLVKFVLPAIKAKWPTSDRYKTVFIQQDNARTHIQPDDPVFLAEAARGGWDIRMVFQPPNSPDTNILDLGWFASIQSMFQKKMPKTLPEILSKVNQSLAEYPHEKLNRIFLSHQACMREIIRRKGTIHYDVPHLKKKVLERQGKLPIRLTIDKE; encoded by the exons ATGGCGCCAGGCCAAGGTAGTTCCGCGCGGCGGCCTCCGCCGCTAGGTTTAGTTGGGCTACGGACAGCAAGCTTCACGCGGCCACTCGTACAGAGGAACCTGCAGCCGGTCGTTCCCCTGGACAACCCTGTGCGCCGCGTCGGGCTAATGCGGCCGCACGGTTCCTCCCTCGTCGGCGGGATCAACAACATCTTCTCCGGTAGCTCCACGGCTGGGACTTCGAGTGGGAGCGACACAGGGACAGCGAACGGGAGCGGAAGCGAGCCACTTCAGGCCGTGCGGCGAGTGGGACTGAGCCGTCGCCGGCAGTTATCTCGGGCAAGCAGCATCGTCACTGCGGACCCTCCGTTGAATCTTGGCGGCGGCTTCCGTATCGACACTTCTTCGGCCTTCTTCCAGCACGGCAGGAGTAGCGGCATGG ATGGCATCGGAAGCTCGTCGTTTGTGCAAGCTGAAAGTAGTGCCCAAGGTGAGAGAAGAAGCTTCGGTGTGGAGAACAATGCCTCAGGTCAGGGCTACCGCGGCCCAGAATATAACCCTAATTTTGAGAACGCCGATGAGTATCCTCCTAGCCAACAACATGTACAGGCTAATCCGCCCCCTATTATCGATTTGA ATGTCATGGCAAATAAGCCTACAAGGACGTACTATAGTACGGAAGTGAAACGGAAAATATATTCATGGATTTTGCAACGCAATGGAACATCCACAAAAATGAAACGTGGAGTTTCAGCTGCGGTTGCAGAGCTGGCTAAATGTCCAAGGAGGGTAGTCACAAGGATTTGGAGACAGGGATTGAAAGAAGGTGGCATAAATAACGTCAAGTGCAGGAAGCAGATGAAGTGCGGCAGGAAGAAAATCAACTTGGACATTGAAGCAATGGAAGCTATTCCTACAAATGAACGCACCACTCTACGTCAGCTAGCTGCAGCTATGAACATGCCAAAGACCACTATTTTCCGGAG GTTAAAAGAGAAGCAAATAAGGAGGGTTACAAGTGAACTAAAACCCATGTTGACAGAAGAGAACATGAAGGCACACGTGGGATATTGTCTCCAACATATTGAGCCTTCTACCTTCGAAGATGATGATCCCACTTTCAAGTCTGGTTTCAACGTAGTTCATATTGATGAGAAGTGGTTCTTTCGAATCAGGAAGAAAGAAAATATATATTTGAGCCATAGAGAGGAAGCCTCGAAGAGAGAGACTAAGAATAAGGGTCATATTCAGAAGATAATGTTTATTTCGGCAATGGCTAGAGCAAGATATGATGCCGACGGAAACTGTATCTTTGACGGGAAGATTGGGGTGTGGGCTTATGTTGAATGGGTTCAAGCACAAAAGAAAAGTGCTAATAG GGAAAGGGGAGAGTGGGAGCTCAAGCCTTGCACGGACGTTGACAAGGCTAAGATCAGGGAGTACCTAGTTAAGTTTGTGCTACCTGCTATCAAGGCTAAGTGGCCGACTAGTGACAGGTACAAAACAGTGTTCATTCAACAAGATAACGCAAGGACTCATATTCAGCCGGATGATCCAGTATTTCTTGCTGAGGCTGCTAGAGGAGGATGGGATATTAGGATGGTTTTTCAACCTCCTAACTCACCGGATACAAACATTTTGGATCTTGGTTGGTTTGCTTCTATCCAGTCTATGTTTCAGAAAAAGATGCCAAAGACTCTTCCTGAAATACTTTCGAAGGTGAACCAGTCCTTAGCCGAATACCCACATGAAAAGCTTAATAG GATATTCTTGAGCCACCAAGCATGCATGAGGGAGATCATACGCAGGAAAGGGACCATTCACTATGATGTACCCCACTTGAAGAAAAAGGTTCTTGAGAGACAAGGAAAATTGCCAATCCGTTTGACAATTGACAAGGAGTAA